A segment of the Leptotrichia massiliensis genome:
TGGATTTCACCCAGAAGACACTGTTGTTGTTTCACCTGATGTTGGTGGTGTAAAAAGAGCGAGAGGACTTGCAAATTGGCTACATACGCCACTTGCGATAATTGATAAAAGACGTGCCAAAGCAAATGTTTCGGAAGTTATGCACATTATTGGAGATATAAAAGGGAAAAAAGCTATTTTAATTGATGACATGATTGATACAGCTGGAACAATATGTAATGCGGCACAGGCTCTAATTGACAAAGGAGCAACAGAAGTTTACGCATGTGCTACACACGCTGTATTCTCAGACCCTGCGATTGAAAGGTTAAAAAACTCAGCTTTTACAGAAGTTGTAGTAACTGACACAATCCAATTACCTGAAGACAGAAAATTTGATAAATTAAAAATTTTATCAACAAGTAAAATGTTTGCAGAAATAATAAAAAGAATTTCGAAAAATAGTCCAATAAGTGACTTATTTGAAATGCCAGTTGACGATGATAATGATGAATAAAATTGAAAATGCAGTACGTATTTTGAAAAATGGGGGGGTTGCCATATTTCCAACAGACACTGTTTATGGAATAGGCACTCTTCCCAAAAAAGAATACATGGAAAAAATTTATAAAATAAAAAAAAGGGATTTCTCAAAAAAAATAATCGCTTTAATCAGTGATAAAAATAAATTAGCAGAATTAATAAACGAAACTGATGAAAATATAAAAAAAATTGAAAATATCCTCAAAAAATATTGGCCGGGAGAGTTGACTGTTATCTTTCGCGCAAATCAGAATTTTACAAAACATTTTGATAAAAATATGGAAACAATTGGAATTCGTATTCCAAAAAATGAAACTACCCTTGAAATAATAAAAAAATCTGGAGGCGTTTTATTAACCACAAGTGCAAATATTTCAGGTGAAAATGCTGTCACTAAAGTAGAAAATCTAAGTCAAGAACTAATAAAAAATGTAGATATAATTATTTCAAATGAAAAAGTGAAACTAACAGGAAAACCTTCCACAATTGTGAAATATGAAGATGGAAAATTGACATTATTAAGAGAAGGAAATATTGCATTTGACGAAATAATCAATAATTTTAGATGATAATATTTAAGATTAAATTGACAAAAGTTAAATATTTGAGTAGAATAATTATAATTTTAATAAATTTTTATAAATATAAAAATAATAAATGGAAAGGAGTCTTTTATGGCAAAAATGGTAAATCCAAATACTGTTAGCAATATGGATTTAATAAATGCAAAATCACAAGCGAAAATGCAGCAGATTGTGCAGAAAGTTGGAAAAGGAAAAAGAAAAGTTAATGTTACGTTTTCTAAAATGTCAAGAAGTTATCTGACAAGAATGATCGAGGAAATGAGAAAAATGATGGGGCAATACGAAAAACAGCTTCCAAATGTATTTGCTTTTTTCAAATATTTAGAAAATGAAGTAAAAATAACAAAGGCAAATAAAAAAGAAAAAACTAAAAATGTAAAACTTTCTTACGAAGAAGTTGACTTTTTTAAATTGCAGCTAAAAGAAACATTAAAGGGGATTGACGCTCAACGTGCTACTTTAAAATGGTACAATTTGATAAAAAAAGCATTATTTAAAACATTGACAAAACAAACAGAAGTAGTGCTGGAAGAATTTAATTCTGGAAGTGTTAAAAAGAAATAAATAAAAGGTAAAAATATAAAAGCGGGAAGGAAAATTGAGGACAATGAATAAAAAAATAAACGAAAAAGTAAAACTTAAAGACTTTGCAGATAATAAAAACAGTATATTATCAAATGATACGGTTTCTTATCTAAATGAAATTGTAAAAGCTGGATTTAAGGAACGTGCCAGTGATATTCACATAAAATTTGATTTGCTTGAAGGAATGGAAATAAAGTATCGAGTTGATGGATACCTTATGGAAAGCCAAAACTTATATGAAACTGTGAATAAAAAAGTGCTGGAAAAAAATATCACCGAAATTATTGCCAGAATAAAAATTTTGGCAGGAATGAATGTTGCAGAGAAAAGAAAGCCACAAGATGGCAGCTTTTCTTTTTTATTTAATATAAAAAATCTTAATAAACGCTACGACATAAGAGCTGCCTACATGCCAACAATCGGTGGAGAAACTATGGTTTTACGTATTCTTGAAAATTATCTAGAAGATATAAATCTTGAAACACTTGGTTTTTCAAATCAAAGCATAGTAATGTTAAAAGAAATTTTAACTAGAAAATATGGAATGATTTTGGTGAGTGGTCCGACAGGATCTGGAAAATCCACAACTTTAAAATCTCTAATAACTATGTTAAATGACGGAAGAAAAAAAATCATAACTGTAGAAGATCCTGTTGAAAGTAAAATTGAAGGAATTGTTCAGATACAGGTAAATCAGAATATTGGAGTAACATTTGCTGAAGTTTTAAAAGCCACGTTAAGAAACGATCCTGATATTATAGTGATTTCAGAAATTCGTGATGAAGTTACTGCAGAAATTGCTGTAAGAGCTGCATTAACAGGACATCTTGTTATATCCACAATTCACACAAATGACGCTGTTTCCACATTAATCAGGCTAGTGGATATGGGTATTCCAAAATATTTGATATTAGATTCGTTAATTGGCGTGATTGGACAACGACTGGTTGGAAAAAAATGCCAGAAATGTATGGGAGAAGGTTGTAGTGAATGCTCCAATGGATACAGCGGCAGAATTTCGATAAATGAAGTACTTGTGCTGAATCAGGATGTGCGAAATATTTTAAAAGAAGACAACCATCTCGGTTCTGAAACTAAAAATAAACTGAAAATGCTGAATCAAAAATCTAAAAATCAAAAGCACTTTATTGATTTTATGGAAGATGCGAATGAAAAAATTGATAAAAATTTAATTTTTGAAAGGGAAAAAGCAAGTATTATTTTTTAACAAAAAATGCAAGGATTTTTATTTCCATTATCCTTGCACAAATTTGTTTTTTAGGAAATTAAGTTAATTATTTAGCTAATTTCCTTTTTTATTTACTTAAATTTTTTATTTCTATCACTTCTTATTAATTGCAATGTTAACACTAAAATATATAAATAAACTAAATATGGAATAGCCCCTATCTTATGTAACCCTATAAAAATTAATGCAAAAACAATAATTACAAGTGTCAGTAATATTCCTTTTCCAACTTGTTTTACCACTTCTTCCTTCACCTCGTAACCGAATACAACAGGACGGAACACTTTATTTATATATCTCGTAAACGGATTCAAAATTAACAATACATACGATAATGTTTCATTTTTTACTCCAAGCATTGACAGAAGCACAATCACAACACCCAGTATTATTCCATAATAAATCTTCCCGGCTGCAAATGATGGACTTGTCGGCATATCAGTTGCCATAAATATTCCTGTTAATAAAAGTCCTCCCATTGAAACAGAAATTCCATCTTTTAAAATCATTGTGGCTATAAATGATGTAGCAAATAAAGTTACAGGGATATGCCATGAAATACGGTTTTTTAATAATAAATACAGCCCTCCCAGAATTAATGCAAATGCAGAATATGACCCCAATGAACCTGAAGAAGTTAACAATAGTTCGTCTAAATAGCTCATAATAGGTGTTTTCTGAAAATTTACAAAGAAATTTATTTTTGATAATCTTAGTGCTTCTTGACTAAACCAAATAGTTCCAGAAGACATTGTTGCTGGAAAGAAAACTGTCATAAATTCACGTCCTACTACCGCTGGATTAAGTACATTTTTCCCAATCCCTCCATACATCAGTTTTCCAAAAATTATAGCCATGCTGGCTCCAAAAGCAACAACTGGTAATGAAGTTAACGGTGCCAAAGTCAAAGCCATCAAAATCCCTGTGATTACTGCTGATAAATCATGTGCAGAATCCTTGTCATTCAAAAATATTCTTGAAAACAATTTTTCAGTTATTACTGCTGAAAAAATAGAAGTTACTATTACTAATAAAGCTGTTAACCCATAAACAAGTCCAGCTGCAATTAAAGCAGGGAATAAAGATATAATAACATCTTTCATAACATCTCTCACTTCAACATCTGTTCGTACAAATGGATTAAATGACATTTTTTTCATTTCTCTTTTTTTAAAAAAGGTTCTTATTATTTTTCTTCGTTTAATTTTTTCATCTTGTTTCCCTAAATTTTTTTCATTTAAAATATTTGATTTTTCATATACTTTTGGTTTACTTAAATTTGTATTTTTTATTTTTTTTATATTTTTCTTTTCCTCATTTTCTGCTTTTTCATTTACTTCTTTTTTAATTGTTTCTCTTTTAGTTTTTTCATTTCGTGTTTTTTCCAGCTTTATTATTTTACCATTATTATGCAAATTTTGCTGATTAATATTCCTTTTTTTAGGCAAATTTTCGGTTTCTGAATGGTGAACTGTATCATCATTATCCAAAAGTCCATTTTTAATTTTTTTTCTTACATCTAGTATTTCTTCTAACAGCGTTTTTTCATCTGTCATTATTTATTCGCCTCCATTTCCGACAAAATTGCTTTTCCTGTTTTTATGCTTTCTATTAATGGAACTCTTGATGGACATACAAACTCACATGCTCCACATTCTATGCAATTTTGAATATTCGCTGTAACCATCTGTTCGTATTTCCCTTTTTCATAATAATCAGCAAATTCAAAAGGCATAAGATTCATAGGACAGGCTTCTACACAATATCCACACGAAATACAATTTTTCCTTTCAATTTCTTCTGGACTTAAAAATAGTATCCCAGAAGTCCCTTTAATCACAGGCACTCGAGAATCAAAAATTTCCATTCCCATCATAGGACCACCAAAAATAACCTTTTCTTCATTCCGAATATCCAATTCTTTTACAATATGATAAAGTGGAGTTCCAAATTTTATTTTATAATTTCCTATATTTCTTGCTTCTTCACCAGATACTGTAACAACTCTTTCTATAAGTGGTTTCCCTTCAAAAAATGCATCATAAATTGCCTTTACTGTACTTACATTACTTACAACTACACCTTGTTCTAATGGTAATTCACCTTTTCGTACTTTTTTACCTGTAACAGTATTTATTAGCTGCAATTCACTTCCTTGTGGATAAATCGTTGGCAACAACTGAATTTTTAAATCAAATTCTTCTTCTTTTCCTATTTTTTCAAAAATTTCAATCAGTTCGCTATTTTCCTCTTCTATTCCAATTATCATTTCTTTTGGATTTAGTAATTTTTGAATAACTTTCAATCCACGGAAAAGTTCACTTGTGTAATTTTTCATAACAGAATAATCAGAAGTCAAATATGGCTCGCATTCAGCTCCATTTATTATAAATGTTTCTACTTTTCTAAATTTTATATCATATTTTATATGAGTCGGAAACTGTGCTCCTCCAAGCCCCACTATTCCTGCCTCTTTTATTATCTTAAAAATTTCATCTTTTTTTATTAATTTTAAATCTCGAAGTTCCCTTTTTACAAGATTTTCTTCCTTATTTTTAAAATCATTTGCAATAATAATAGTTTTCACTTTATTTCCATTAGCAATAAAATGCTCAACAACGTCAACAACATCGCCTGAAACTGGTGAATGTATATTAGCAGATATATTACCTGAAATTTCACCTATTTTCTCATATTTTTTTACATAATCTCCAATTTCTACTACTGGAATGGAAGGGCTTCCTATATGTTGCGAAAGTGGCACATATAAAAGAGCAGCATCTTTAAGTTCCTTTAATTCGGTGTTTTTTGTCATTGGTTTCATCGGATGATGTTTTTTTATAGTTTTTTTCTTTTTTTCTTCTGTTTCTTCAACATTTTTGTTTAAAAGAATATTGATTATCCTCTTTATACTTCTATTTCTAGCCATTTCTCTCTCCAATTTATTTTTTAACTTTTTAAATTATATTTCAATTCTTTAATAAAAGACATACTCTAAATTTAACAATCCTTGACTTTTACTAAAAAATTCAAATTTTAATTATTTTTTTACCTAAATTAATCAACATAAATACTAAGCGGAAAACAAGGGGATTCGATTATTTCATCCCCCTTGTTCTTGATTATTTACTATAATCCTAATTACTTTCTATCATAAGTTCGTCTATTAAATCCTTCACATGGACAATTTCCTTTAATCTCCATCCGTTAGCTCCCGAGAAGAACAATCCACTTTGAAGCCTACCTAAATAGGCATCTCCTAAGCTATCTGCAATACAGTATCCCACTCTATTTGCACCTTTTCCACGTTCACATGGGAATACACAGTTGCTTATACATTTTATTTTTTTTGTATTAGGCTCTAATGTTTGAACTAAGTTCGTTTTTACAGCACGTCCTGGATAGCCAACTGGCGAACTTACAATTACTATGTCCTCTTCTTTTGCATCGAGCAAAACCTGTTTTAGAACATCGCTTGCATCACATTCGTAAGTACCGATAAATCTTGTACCCATTTGAACGGCATCAGCTCCAAGTGCCATAATATTTTTTATATCATTATTGTCCCATATTCCACCTGCCGCTATAATAGGAAAATCTCCCCATTTATCACGTTCCTCCTTAATCGGCGGCAAAATCGCTTCCAGCTGATGTTCAGGAGCAAATAATTCTTCATATTTTGCACCTTGATGTCCTCCACTTTTCGGTCCTTCCACAATTACTGCTCCCGGCATTCTCCCAGCAGCTTTCCATTTTTTGCAGATTATTTTCAAAGCTCTGGCTGATGAAACTATCGGCACGATTTCCACATCCGGATAATCCTTTACAAGCCTTGGAAGTTCCAATGGAAGCCCTGCTCCTGTAACAATAATATTTGCCCCAGCCTCAAGAGCATCCTTTACCACTCTCTCATAATCATTTATTGCATGAAGAATATTGCACGCAAGCGGTTTATCTCCACAAATTTTTCTTGCATTTTTAAATATTTCAAAAAGTGCTTCACGATTATATGCATTTTCTGTCCCAAGAGGACGACCATTTACGGCTTTTTTCACAAATCTCATATTTTGGTAGTATCCAGTACAAATAGCACTTATTGTTCCAAGGCATCCATTTTTAGCTACATTTCCAGCAAGCTGATCCCAGCTGATCCCAACACCCATTCCACCTTGAACTATCGGCTTTTCAATAAAATATTTCCCAATTTTTATTCCTTTTAATTCGATTTTTTTATTTTCATTTAAAATTTCAGAATTTTCTTCTTTAATTTCCGTTACTTCGTTCACTTTGATTTCCTCCAATTTTATAATTTTCTAAATTATTAACATTGATTATTTTTAAAAATTATATGGTGGAGCCCTACTAATCTTCTTTTTTTCACTTACTGAAGTGTAATTTAAAATTACATTACAAAAATGCAGTTTAGGCAAAATATATATTAATTTCGTTATTTTTTCAATTATTTTTTTTCTAATATCATTTTCAATAAAATTTATATACCCATTGGCACAAAGCCGTTCAAAATTTTCTACCAGCCTTTTTAAATCAACATTTTCCAAAAACGATAAATCAATCCCTGAATTTGAAATATGTTTATCCAGCATTTTCAAAAATTCATCACTTTTATTTATCACAATTTTTTTATTTTTCTCATATAATAATGCAACGTTTTCAATATTTAAAAAATTTATTTTAGAAAAAGTTGCCAAATAATCTTTTTTTGTAACCTGTTCAAAAAACTGTGTAACAACTGTTTGCACAACTTTAGATAACTTTTTCAACCGAAATTTTTCAAACATAAAACCTCCTTTATTGCTTGTGATAAATCCTGTAAAACCAAACCCAAAAATTGTATCTATTTAATTTAAACTAGCTTGATTTTTTTATATTTTAATATGTATTCAAAAAACTTATAACACACGTTATTTTTTAATTATATAATGTTTTTGGACTTTTTACAATTAAATATTTTTATTTTGATAATCAAAATATTTTTTGAAAAATTTTTTCCTAATTTTTATTTCTTCCCCTCTCTTCTTCTTTTTTTCTTAGTTAATCCAATTCTTCTTGTTAAATTTTTTATATATCTTATATAAGTCTCCGATTTTTAACCAAATTAACTGTTAAAATAAAAAATATGAAATTTTTTTGAAATAAAAAAGGATTAAAACAAATATTTATTAGTGATAACTCACTTTACAACTCTAAATTGAAAAAAATAAAATTGCAGAAATTAACTAAAATTGATATAATAATAGAAAATATAAATTTAAAATATAGAGGTGAAGTTATATGAATAATATCATCAATTATGCTGGAGAAGACTTTGAAAATGAAATAATTTCGCATACTGGACTTACACTTGTCGATTTTTATGCTATCTGGTGTGGACCTTGCCAAATGCTTGAAAAGGTTCTCTCTGAAGTGGCTAATAATTCCGAGTGCAGGATTGCCAGAGTTGATGTTGATGATTATCCTGAGTTTGGAACTAAATTTAAGATAAGAGGACTTCCTATGCTTATTCTTTTTAAGGATGGAGAAATTGTAGAAACATTAAATGGGTTTCAAACTTTTGATGAAATCATGAAAAAAATTAATTTGCATAGTTAATTTAATAATTTTAAAATTTTCTTACATACAAAAATAGAAATTTTAGAAAGAAAGGATGTTTTTATGAAAACAATTTTGGTTCCAGGAGGAGCAGGATATATCGGCTCTCACACGGTTTTAGACTTGATAAAGAAAGGATTTCATCCTATTATAGTTGATGATTTTAGCAATTCAAGCAAAAAGGTTATTTCAATTTTAGAAGAACTTTCTGGAACAAAAATATCTTTTTATGAACTTGATATAAAAAATAAGGAAGGCTTGAGAAAAATATTTAATGAAAACAAAATTGATGCTGTAATTAATTTTGCTGGATTTAAGGCTGTTGGAGAATCTGTGGAAAAACCACTTATGTACTATGAAAATAATTTATTTGGTATGGTTACTTTACTTGAAGTAATGAAAGAATTTGATGTAAAAAATATTGTATTCAGTTCTTCGGCTACGGTTTACGGAACTTCTGATAAAGTCCCTTTCGTAGAAACTGATCCAATGGGAGAAGCTACAAATCCTTATGGACGTACAAAAGTAATTATCGAGAATATTTTAATGGATTTAGCAAAATCTGACAAGACTTGGAACATTATTGCACTTAGATACTTTAATCCATTAGGTGCCCATGAAAGTGGAAGAATTGGAGAAGATCCAAATGGAATTCCAAATAATCTTTCCCCTTACATAACTCAAGTTGCAGTAGGAAAACTCGATAAATTACATATTTTTGGAAACGATTATGACACTCTAGACGGAACTTGTATAAGAGATTTCATTCATGTAAATGATTTGGCGGCAGGACATTCAGCAGCATTAAATTATTTATTTAATAATGAAAATCTTGGTTTTGATGCAATAAATTTAGGAAGTGAAAAAGGGTACAGCGTTCTTGAAATCCTACATAATTTTGAAAAAGCTGTTGGAAAAGAAATTCCTTATGTAATTGATGGACGAAGAGCAGGAGATATTGCTGTTTGTTATGCTGATGCCTCAAAAGCCAAAAAATTATTAAACTGGGAAGCAAAATACACTATCGAGGATATGTGCAGAGATTCTTGGAACTGGCAGAAAAAAAATCCAAATGGATTTGAAGATTAATTTTTTTACGGAGGTGTTATGAAAAAATTTTTTTTGTTAATTTTTACATTTATTTTTATTTTTAGCTGTAATAATGGTTCTAATTTAAAAGAAACGCAATCTGATAAAATGACTGAAGAAGAAAAAATAAAATTTGAAAAATTTCAAAATATGCCGTTAAATGAATTAAGAACTTTAAGTTCATTAAAAGATGTTAGGCAATTTGAAGATCTATTTTTTGAATATGAATTAAGATATGACATGTATTTTAGGATAAAAAAAGGGAAAAAAGAAGAATTTTTTATTCCTTCAGAAATAAACATACGGGAATTTGTAGCAAAATATCCAGTAAATCCAATAGAAAAAGAATATTTAAAAACAAAAAAATATTTCAAAAATATGATTCAAAATAATAGTGTTTTAAAAGATTTTGAAAAACCATTAAATGAATATTTTGAATATGCTGAAAAGAAAATTTCAAAAATGAAAGAAATTGAGAATTATTATAAAAATAACGAATATAAGAAAGATAATTTTCAAAAAGGCAGAATTTTAGATAAAGAATACGAAGAAATCCGTATATCATACGATTCTTATGACATTGAATCAAAATTTCAAAATTTAGAGTCCTTATCAGCAAAATATTTACTAAATAATTTAAAAAATAACGGACAAACTGCCGCATATAATATTTTCCGAATAAAATTCATTATTTCTCTAATTAATAAAAAACTTTATGATGATGAGTTTGCAGATGAAAAAAATGATAACTTAATAAATCAACTGGAAATACTAGGAAAAGATTTTAAATTAGCAGTATCTCAAGCCGAGAAAATAAAAGATTCAGAAATTAAAGATGAAAATATGGATATTGATAAATATAAAAGTTATGTAAAAGAAGCAAAAAAATCCATAAAAAATTTTTATAAAGGATTAAAAAACTTAAAAAATAGCAATCCAAATTCAGAGGAGGATGAATTTATTATTTTTGAAGATGAAAAATATAATAATTTACAGTTTTATAAAGATAATGAGGAAAATGAGAAAATGAAAATATTTTATCAATAGTAAATTAAAAAATATTATACTCTTTACCATTTTTTTTAATACATTTTTGTAACAAATGTTTGACATCTATACAAAAAGCAAAAAGAACATATTCCAGTCCTACTAGACATTATAGAGATAACATTATGTTAAGTGGCACAACAGTATCGTTAGATTTTGGGTATGCTCTTAAACATGAATAATAACAAATTTTGAAAGGAAAAAAATAAAAATGAACAACTTTGAAGAAAAATTAAATAAATATGCAGAAGTAATTGTAAAAATTGGAGCAAATGTACAAAAAGGACAAAAAGTTTGGGTAAACTGTACAACTGATGCTTTGCCATTAGTTTACAAGGTTACAGAATTAGCTTATCAAGCGGGAGCAAGTGATGTTCACGTAAAATTGACAGATGATAAATTATCAAGACTTCATGCTGAATATCAATCGAAAGAAGTCTATTCACACATCCCACAATGGGCAATTGACGAAAGAAATGATTATCTTGACAATAATGTCGTATTTATCCACATTTTAAGCAGTTCTCCAAATTTATTTGCTGGAATTGATGCTGAAAAACTGGGAGCATTGACAAAAAATGCAGGAGAAGCCTATAAACATTACCGAACTTGCATTATGACAGATGTAAATTCTTGGACAATTGCAAGCTATCCTTCGGCAGATTGGGCAAGACTTGTATTCCCAGATGAAGCAAATACTGACATTGCACAGGAAAAACTGCTTGATGCAATATTAAAGACTGTAAGAGTTGATAAAACTGATCCAGTTAAGGCTTGGGAAGAACATAGACAAAATTTGACTGAAAAAGCTGAATTTTTAAACAATAAAAACTTTGTAGCACTTCATTATACTTCAAAAGGTACTGACTTGACAGTAGGACTTCCTAAAAATCACATTTGGGTAGCGGCTGGAAGTAAAAATGCGAAAGGGGCGGATTTCTTGCCAAATATGCCGACAGAAGAAGTATTTACAGCTGGAGATAGAGACCGTGTAGATGGTTATGTTTCAAATAAAAAACCGCTTTCTTATCAAGGAAATATCATCGATAACTTTAAATTGACTTTTAAGGATGGAAAAGTTGTGGATTTTGAAGCGGAGCAAGGATATGAGATTTTGAAGCAGCTGCTTGATACTGATGAAGGTTCGAGAAGAATTGGAGAAGTTGCCCTTGTGCCAAATGATTCCCCTATTTCTAACTCTGGGCTTCTTTATTACCAGACATTGTTTGATGAAAACGCCTCAAACCATCTGGCATTGGGTGCTGCATATCCAACTACCCTAAAAGATGGTACAAAAATGACTGAAGAGGAACTAGAAAAAGCTCACATTAATCAGTCTATTTCCCACGTTGACTTTATGATTGGTGATGCGGAAATGGATATTGATGGAATTTTGGAAGATGGGACAAGAGTTCCTGTATTTAGAAAAGGAAATTGGGCATTTTAGAAATAATTTAAAATTAATGAAATTAACTGTCTTAAATTAAGGCAGTTTTTTAATTAAAAAAATAAGTAAAAAAGAAAAACAGTAAAACTTTTTGATTTACTGTTTAACAAATTTCTATCGCATTCTTTTCATGTTAAGCTACTTTACAATTTTAAATAATTTATAACAATCATAAAAATAATAATTATAAAAAAGAAAAACAATACTTTTTTAGTAATATTTATAAAAAACTTCAATAAAAAAAACAATATAATTATTCCTATTATTATTTTCAATTCCATTTTCGACTCCCCTTTTTATAAAATTAATCTTTTTATTTCTTTATTACATCTATTATTTCTGGCAT
Coding sequences within it:
- a CDS encoding aminopeptidase, with amino-acid sequence MNNFEEKLNKYAEVIVKIGANVQKGQKVWVNCTTDALPLVYKVTELAYQAGASDVHVKLTDDKLSRLHAEYQSKEVYSHIPQWAIDERNDYLDNNVVFIHILSSSPNLFAGIDAEKLGALTKNAGEAYKHYRTCIMTDVNSWTIASYPSADWARLVFPDEANTDIAQEKLLDAILKTVRVDKTDPVKAWEEHRQNLTEKAEFLNNKNFVALHYTSKGTDLTVGLPKNHIWVAAGSKNAKGADFLPNMPTEEVFTAGDRDRVDGYVSNKKPLSYQGNIIDNFKLTFKDGKVVDFEAEQGYEILKQLLDTDEGSRRIGEVALVPNDSPISNSGLLYYQTLFDENASNHLALGAAYPTTLKDGTKMTEEELEKAHINQSISHVDFMIGDAEMDIDGILEDGTRVPVFRKGNWAF